The following are from one region of the Salvia hispanica cultivar TCC Black 2014 chromosome 1, UniMelb_Shisp_WGS_1.0, whole genome shotgun sequence genome:
- the LOC125206807 gene encoding uncharacterized protein LOC125206807 isoform X2, with translation MVVGGGMNCGIYRSSSNELWPKQASGGGAVSHESEHDLALMVNDFLENGNSCGADSRYSSDSDSSLSDLLQLADKISYFKMTMDQYENDLLSVVNSLALSINERDLHVSNSGLCTSRWQGSGKVPGGDHEYIDVIRYNDTGGATDHVIIDINFRSQFEIARAVDSYDRILNSLPVIYVGSFARLKQFLQVMVEAARFSLKQNSMPLPPWRSLAYLQAKWQSPHQRRSDSAEIDTNISDRVDDHKKCAGHLMRLHSLLLSEIEVERTLKPYNRDRRAKTERRRYASFH, from the exons ATGGTGGTTGGTGGTGGAATGAACTGTGGGATTTATAGGTCGTCGTCCAATGAGTTGTGGCCGAAACAGGCTAGTGGAGGGGGTGCAGTCAGTCATGAGAGCGAGCATGATTTGGCACTGATGGTTAATGATTTTCTCGAGAATGGGAACAGTTGTGGGGCCGATTCCCGATACAGCAGCGACAGCGACTCCAGTCTCTCTGATCTCCTGCAGCTCGCTGACAAAATCTCC TATTTCAAGATGACGATGGATCAGTACGAAAACGACTTGCTGTCCGTGGTGAATTCCCTCGCGCTCTCAATCAACGAACGAGACCTCCACGTTTCGAACTCAG GCCTCTGCACGTCTCGGTGGCAGGGGAGCGGTAAAGTCCCCGGAG GCGATCACGAGTACATTGATGTGATCCGCTACAACGACACAGGAGGGGCCACAGACCACGTGATCATCGACATAAACTTCAGGAGCCAGTTCGAGATCGCCAGAGCTGTGGACTCGTACGACAGGATCCTCAACTCGCTTCCCGTTATCTACGTTGGCTCGTTCGCAAGGCTCAAGCAGTTTCTTCAGGTAATGGTGGAAGCTGCTCGATTTTCTTTGAAGCAGAACTCGATGCCTCTGCCTCCGTGGAGATCGCTTGCTTACTTGCAAGCGAAGTGGCAGTCTCCGCATCAGAGGAGGTCTGATTCTGCTGAAATCGACACGAACATATCTGATCGTGTCGATGATCACAAGAAGTGCGCGGGGCATCTCATGAGGCTGCATTCGTTGCTTCTATCGGAGATTGAAGTCGAACGAACTCTGAAACCGTATAACCGGGATAGGAGGGCGAAGACGGAGAGGCGGAGGTATGCATCTTTCCATTAG
- the LOC125206807 gene encoding uncharacterized protein LOC125206807 isoform X1: MVVGGGMNCGIYRSSSNELWPKQASGGGAVSHESEHDLALMVNDFLENGNSCGADSRYSSDSDSSLSDLLQLADKISYFKMTMDQYENDLLSVVNSLALSINERDLHVSNSGPCKASCIRFSLVKQLRLSGYDAGLCTSRWQGSGKVPGGDHEYIDVIRYNDTGGATDHVIIDINFRSQFEIARAVDSYDRILNSLPVIYVGSFARLKQFLQVMVEAARFSLKQNSMPLPPWRSLAYLQAKWQSPHQRRSDSAEIDTNISDRVDDHKKCAGHLMRLHSLLLSEIEVERTLKPYNRDRRAKTERRRYASFH, from the exons ATGGTGGTTGGTGGTGGAATGAACTGTGGGATTTATAGGTCGTCGTCCAATGAGTTGTGGCCGAAACAGGCTAGTGGAGGGGGTGCAGTCAGTCATGAGAGCGAGCATGATTTGGCACTGATGGTTAATGATTTTCTCGAGAATGGGAACAGTTGTGGGGCCGATTCCCGATACAGCAGCGACAGCGACTCCAGTCTCTCTGATCTCCTGCAGCTCGCTGACAAAATCTCC TATTTCAAGATGACGATGGATCAGTACGAAAACGACTTGCTGTCCGTGGTGAATTCCCTCGCGCTCTCAATCAACGAACGAGACCTCCACGTTTCGAACTCAGGTCCGTGCAAAGCCAGCTGCATCCGGTTTTCCCTTGTAAAACAGCTGAGACTGTCCGGTTATGATGCAGGCCTCTGCACGTCTCGGTGGCAGGGGAGCGGTAAAGTCCCCGGAG GCGATCACGAGTACATTGATGTGATCCGCTACAACGACACAGGAGGGGCCACAGACCACGTGATCATCGACATAAACTTCAGGAGCCAGTTCGAGATCGCCAGAGCTGTGGACTCGTACGACAGGATCCTCAACTCGCTTCCCGTTATCTACGTTGGCTCGTTCGCAAGGCTCAAGCAGTTTCTTCAGGTAATGGTGGAAGCTGCTCGATTTTCTTTGAAGCAGAACTCGATGCCTCTGCCTCCGTGGAGATCGCTTGCTTACTTGCAAGCGAAGTGGCAGTCTCCGCATCAGAGGAGGTCTGATTCTGCTGAAATCGACACGAACATATCTGATCGTGTCGATGATCACAAGAAGTGCGCGGGGCATCTCATGAGGCTGCATTCGTTGCTTCTATCGGAGATTGAAGTCGAACGAACTCTGAAACCGTATAACCGGGATAGGAGGGCGAAGACGGAGAGGCGGAGGTATGCATCTTTCCATTAG
- the LOC125202064 gene encoding DNA replication complex GINS protein PSF2-like — protein MAGTSDPHASAFSAAELEFLAEDEMIEIVPNLRMDALNFISGDFGPFRPQIPTQAPLWLAVALKKRGKCTIRAPEWMSVDKLTQVLEAERDSDKFQPLPFHYVEISRLLFDHAQGDIPDTYMVRSLIEDIKDVRFHKIGKGLESISGEGTFALKLKNLSAMEANIVRPFVTRALETFYKLSSSDMIQETDNAPNRQQTANRGPRRQLKDR, from the exons ATGGCCGGCACCTCCGATCCCCATGCCTCCGCATTTTCGGCCGCAGAG CTGGAGTTTCTCGCGGAGGATGAAATGATTGAAATTGTGCCGAATTTGAGAATGGATGCTCTCAATTTCATATCT GGGGATTTCGGTCCTTTTAGACCGCAAATACCTACTCAAGCGCCACTTTGGTTGGCTGTTGCCTTGAAGAAGAGAGGGAAGTGCACAATTCGAGCTCCAGAGTGGATGTCGGTTG ATAAGTTAACACAAGTACTGGAAGCAGAGCGAGATTCTGACAAGTTTCAGCCTTTGCCATTTCACTATGTAGAAATATCAAGGCTTCTTTTTGATCA TGCACAAGGCGATATTCCTGATACCTACATG GTAAGGTCCCTCATTGAGGACATCAAGGACGTGAGGTTTCATAAGATCGGGAAAGGCTTGGAGTCTATCTCAGGGGAAGGTACTTTTGCGCTGAAG CTCAAGAACTTGTCTGCAATGGAAGCAAATATAGTGCGCCCATTTGTTACAAGAGCTCTCGAGACATTTTACAAGCTTAGTAGTTCTGATATGATTCAAGAAACAGACAACGCTCCTAATAGACAACAAACAGCCAATCGTGGGCCAAGA CGGCAACTGAAAGATAGATGA
- the LOC125191520 gene encoding serine/threonine-protein phosphatase 7 long form homolog, whose protein sequence is MASSSSERQFCYGPEDPSLLFHQNEHILASLMVDGTSNVFRVRRTKSKVWAVPIHENVKYWLDVWGFKGMLECNRPMRMDNELITALIKRWRPETHSFHLPVGEATVTLQDVQSLWGLRADGRVFTGYDYPTGYEDWPSKCRDMLGWIPDIDTETKQGGLLMTSLIHQATLPLGDGLHDYAYVQRARIHALILLGGLIIPDTTGCKVPFMWLNAFDDPNQVANISWGSVALVFLYHYLWEASVGRQKRDLGGPMVLLQLWAWEIMPTLRPSFMISPTHTPYTPCGAKWHGVTEIGNAPRYSVAHYRDQLSLIRLGQFLWTPYVDCILPDYCIDSTASFLCDTYLVCWMLQNAGHLCKSHHRGMKGADWAKKHKFFIDEWDMRHERFQSTFDHATASMGGRINPGYMAWYNRITVSYLTQPGTQSTAGMNESTSSMKVLVEMAQGVDTGIHDSIDCRSRNSRSLYAEPEPLSPEYDAPSWSVYPGSQSQMGGSSHDYSQWGTRLSCDSFFDAGTDWDVARARRDSYFQNYQFVAPVGEEECHARIF, encoded by the exons ATGGCATCTTCAAGTTCTGAAAGACAGTTTTGCTATGGACCCGAGGATCCATCACTACTCTTTCATCAAAACGAACACATTTTAGCCTCATTGATGGTTGATGGCACATCAAATGTTTTCAGAGTTCGTCGGACAAAAAGTAAGGTTTGGGCAGTGCCAATacatgaaaatgtgaagtatTGGCTTGATGTATGGGGTTTCAAAGGTATGTTGGAATGTAATAGGCCAATGAGGATGGACAATGAGCTTATCACTGCCCTGATCAAGCGCTGGAGGCCTGAGACACACTCTTTCCACCTACCAGTTGGAGAAGCTACCGTAACCTTACAGGATGTGCAAAGCCTGTGGGGTTTGAGAGCAGACGGGCGTGTTTTCACTGGCTATGACTACCCTACCGGATATGAAGATTGGCCCAGCAAGTGTCGAGATATGTTGGGATGGATACCTGACATAGACACAGAAACAAAGCAGGGCGGTTTGTTAATGACATCTCTGATCCACCAAGCGACGCTACCTTTGGGTGATGGGCTGCATGATTATGCATACGTCCAAAGGGCACGTATACATGCCCTGATCTTGTTAGGGGGACTTATTATACCAGACACCACAGGGTGCAAGGTCCCCTTTATGTGGTTAAATGCCTTTGACGATCCGAACCAAGTGGCTAATATCAGTTGGGGAAGTGTTGCTTTGGTGTTTTTGTATCATTACTTATGGGAGGCTTCTGTAGGCAGACAGAAAAGGGATTTGGGTGGACCTATGGTTCTTTTGCAGCTATGGGCGTGGGAAATAATGCCGACATTGAGGCCATCCTTTATGATATCGCCTACGCACACGCCGTATACCCCGTGTGGAGccaa gTGGCACGGAGTTACTGAAATAGGAAATGCTCCCCGATATTCAGTTGCTCACTATCGTGATCAATTATCACTGATTCGTCTCGGCCAG TTTCTGTGGACACCGTATGTAGATTGTATCTTGCCTGATTACTGCATTGATTCGACTGCATCCTTCTTGTGCGACACTTACTTGGTGTGCTG GATGCTACAGAATGCCGGACATTTGTGTAAAAGTCACCATCGTGGGATGAAGGGCGCTGATTGGGCAAAGAAACATAAGTTCTTCATTGATGAGTGGGATATGAGACACGAGAGGTTCCAATCAACTTTTGACCATGCAACGGCGAGCATGGGCGGTCGCATTAATCCGGGCTATATGGCGTGGTACAATAGGATCACGGTGTCATACCTAACTCAACCTGGGACACAGTCAACTGCTGGGATGAACGAGTCAACCTCTTCTATGAAAGTATTG GTTGAGATGGCTCAGGGG GTGGACACCGGTATACACGACAGTATAGATTGTCGCAGTCGCAACAGCCGCAGCCTGTATGCAGAACCAGAGCCACTGAGTCCAGAGTACGATGCCCCTAGTTGGTCTGTCTACCCAGGGTCACAGTCCCAGATGGGTGGTTCAAGCCACGACTACTCGCAATGGGGAACACGATTATCATGTGATTCATTCTTTGACGCTGGTACTGATTGGGATGTAGCTAGAGCACGACGTGATTCATATTTCCAGAATTACCAATTTGTGGCTCCTGTGGGAGAAGAAGAGTGTCACgcccgcattttctaa